A portion of the Bombus terrestris chromosome 3, iyBomTerr1.2, whole genome shotgun sequence genome contains these proteins:
- the LOC100631092 gene encoding dual specificity mitogen-activated protein kinase kinase hemipterous yields the protein MSSTLENKILNLQERLRAENESRDRDRQNSEVGPGTSLQPSSSGSVSSSASRPPIPTLKVSQIPPKKQDSEFESKLQEIMKMNGILNINGQRYQTEMKDLEHLGELGNGTCGHVVKMRHKPSGVLIAVKQMRRSGNAEENKRIIMDLDVVLKSHDCPYIVQCLGCFITESDVWICMELMATCLDKLLKRTRQAMPEEFLGKVTVATVKALSYLKEKHGVIHRDVKPSNILLDERGGVKLCDFGISGRLVDSKAKTRSAGCAAYMAPERIDPPDPTKPDYDIRADVWSLGITLVELATGVFPYRDCKTDFEVLSRVVQDDPPSLPPDALFSKEFRNFVNCCLTKNYKHRPKYHKLMEHPFIRKHDVPQDEETNSSVLNSGCQWFGRVMQQLEPSFRLPGWQQRVTGHVSLKQTAHLRAQSEVPAFLRSNVTKDSQNSSFLPFHQRSNSENGANYVSYSPYALRRKEISRPFSPPSSNEMDTSESNFQRPYSPYRHADQNRDYSSNHCSLNGQGRQEGRPFSPYRQDASTIDAGSRLYSPYHGRFTEDRDTSKERWQGVSRSLSPFARDYSPWRRENVDPPNVVQSTESGRYSPYLQQRLGQTPSVPQTHPQTQDIYGSPMISRKRFPSEPPPQGSHGSTSPELLISRFAHQLKQEPSPVMPPVQGGSKESAKKRFASYVRLRLGSERAPSPEPPPRLSRGESPLALRRNLVDQASPSFARRYVSSSPPQPPPRRLSESNSVPGSPQHVRARLRYTPEPQRRPPPP from the exons ATGTCTAGTACTCTGGAGAATAAGATTCTGAATTTACAAGAACGTCTTAGAGCAGAAAATGAATCAAGAGATAGAGATAGACAGAACAGCGAGGTTGGACCAGGAACGAGCCTTCAGCCGTCATCCTCGGGGTCTGTCTCGAGTTCTGCCTCACGAC CtccaattccaacattgaaagtCTCGCAGATACCTCCAAAGAAACAGGATAGTGAATTTGAATCGAAACTAcaagaaattatgaaaatgaatggtattttaaatattaatggtCAGAGGTATCAAACTGAAATGAAAGACTTAGAACATCTAGGTGAATTAGGAAATGGTACCTGTGGACACGTTGTTAAAATGAGGCATAAACCTAGTGGTGTACTCATTGCCGTTAAACAAATGAGGCGTTCTGGTAATGCAGAAGAGAATAAAAGGATAATTATGGATCTTGATGTTGTGTTAAAATCTCATGATTGTCCAtatattgtgcaatgtttgggTTGTTTTATCACCGAATCTGATGTGTGGATTTGTATGGAACTAATGGCAACTTGtttagataaattattaaaaagaaccAGGCAAGCAATGCCTGAAGAATTTTTAGGAAAAGTTACAGTAGCA ACAGTAAAAGCATtatcatatttgaaagaaaagcaTGGTGTAATTCACAGAGATGTGAAGCCTAGTAATATTCTTCTTGATGAAAGGGGAGGAGTTAAGTTATGTGATTTTGGTATATCTGGCAGATTAGTTGATAGTAAAGCAAAAACTAGAAGTGCAGGATGTGCTGCTTACATGGCT CCTGAAAGAATTGATCCCCCAGATCCAACAAAACCAGACTATGATATAAGAGCCGATGTTTGGAGCTTGGGTATTACTTTAGTCGAATTAGCTACAGGAGTATTCCCTTACAGAGATTGTAAGACTGATTTTGAG GTACTGAGCAGAGTAGTGCAAGATGATCCCCCCTCCCTTCCGCCAGATGCACTTTTCTCGAAAGAATTTAGAAATTTCGTGAATTGTTGCcttacaaaaaattataaacatcGTCCAAAATATCATAAACTCATGGAGCATCCTTTTATCCGAAAACACGATGTACCACAAGATGAAGAAACAAACTCTTCAGTACTAAATTCTGGTTGCCAATGGTTTGGCAGAGTTATGCAGCAATTAGAGCCAAG TTTCAGGTTGCCAGGGTGGCAGCAACGAGTTACGGGTCATGTATCTTTGAAACAAACAGCTCATCTCAGGGCTCAGTCTGAAGTACCAGCTTTCCTACGAAGCAATGTCACCAAAGACTCACAGAACTCCAGCTTTTTGCCATTTCATCAACGATCAAATAGTGAGAATGGTGCGAACTATGTATCTTATAGTCCATACGCGCTTAGACGAAAGGAAATTTCCAGGCCGTTTTCTCCTCCTTCGTCCAATGAAATGGATACATCGGAATCGAATTTTCAACGACCGTATTCACCATATAGGCATGCCGATCAAAATAGGGATTATTCTTCGAATCATTGTTCTCTTAATGGACAAGGTAGGCAAGAAGGAAGACCGTTCTCTCCTTATCGACAGGATGCTAGTACAATAGACGCGGGAAGTAGACTCTATTCACCATATCATGGACGCTTCACGGAAGATCGAGACACCAGTAAAGAAAGATGGCAAGGTGTCTCTAGATCTTTAAGTCCGTTTGCTCGTGATTATTCACCTTGGAGAAGAGAAAACGTTGACCCTCCAAATGTAGTACAATCAACTGAAAGTGGGCGGTATTCTCCGTATCTTCAACAACGATTAGGACAAACTCCATCTGTGCCTCAAACTCATCCCCAAACTCAAGATATTTATGGTAGTCCTATGATTAGTCGTAAAAG gTTTCCTTCTGAACCCCCTCCACAAGGATCTCATGGTTCTACTAGCCCCGAATTATTAATTTCCCGTTTTGCTCATCAATTGAAGCAAGAACCGTCACCTGTTATGCCACCTGTTCAGGGTGGGTCTAAAGAATCTGCCAAGAAGCGTTTTGCTTCTTATGTTCGTCTTAGACTTGGAAGCGAACGTGCTCCTTCGCCGGAACCACCGCCGAGATTAAGTCGCGGTGAATCTCCTCTTGCCCTTAGAAGGAATTTAGTGGATCAAGCCTCTCCTTCTTTTGCACGAAG GTACGTTTCATCTTCACCACCTCAACCTCCACCGAGAAGATTGTCGGAAAGCAATTCCGTGCCCGGTAGTCCTCAACATGTACGAGCTCGACTACGTTACACTCCCGAACCTCAGAGGAGACCTCCGCCTCCATAA
- the LOC100647253 gene encoding adenylate kinase 8: protein MALANVLHEELGVHPLTLKDLRKACPQHDDDCQCEESEDLAYAMKKILQRGTFHESGWLLVDLPRTKREAQIFQRTGIIPTHVIQLIVSDDNENWGNICTDAFACRETCNPTDTEKNIKNRRYLKNCRGLLEAYRHCLIAVEVGIRSIDELGKDCAKLAKTRKHCGAPSLFRIALIGFRGSGCTTLAKYLAERFNLVHIDYDYIAEQARLQQNPLGEMLRLFEYKWGERPKPEIRIQIVEKHISGYECLKRGWVLTGYPKTVEDFKLLDLNPTPPNRVIFVEASGDICRERLLNRRYNIVTGSKHILSTASYAVNDDCKLGVHSRDFRLIVERDLQEYEENVIDMMQYAGESAIKIDGNEEERIVREKVEASIMRPVPPWYSRVPRPSPAIDPMSNEFDPDDEPDSSVFDDIRAPEPTYTFI from the exons ATGGCCTTAGCTAATGTTCTTCACGAAGAATTGGGTGTACATCCTTTAACCTTGAAAGATCTTCGTAAAGCTTGCCCTCAACATGAC GATGATTGTCAGTGCGAGGAATCGGAAGATCTTGCATATGCAATGAAGAAAATTTTACAACGCGGAACTTTTCATGAAAGTGGATGGCTATTAGTTG ACTTACCAAGAACGAAAAGAGAAGCACAAATATTCCAGCGTACCGGAATAATACCAACGCATGTGATACAACTTATAGTTTCAGATGACAATG AAAACTGGGGAAACATTTGCACAGATGCGTTCGCTTGCCGTGAAACATGTAATCCTACAGACacagagaaaaatataaaaaatcgtcGTTACTTGAAAAATTGTCGGGGCTTATTGGAAGCGTACAGGCATTGTTTAATA GCAGTTGAGGTAGGTATCAGGTCCATCGACGAACTTGGGAAAGATTGTGCAAAACTGGCAAAAACAAGGAAACATTGTGGAGCACCGTCGCTTTTTCGCATCGCGCTTATTGGATTTAGGGGATCTGGTTGCACTACATTAGCAAAATATTTGGCCGAACGATTCAATCTTGTTCATA TTGATTACGATTATATCGCGGAACAGGCACGCTTACAACAGAATCCTTTGGGAGAAATGCTTCGATTGTTCGAGTACAAATGGGGAGAAAGACCCAAGCCTGAAATTAGGATTCAAATCGTCGAA AAACACATATCCGGGTATGAATGTTTGAAAAGGGGTTGGGTTTTAACTGGATATCCAAAAACTGTAGAAGATTTTAAACTATTAGATTTGAATCCTACGCCTCCAAATAG agTAATATTTGTGGAGGCGAGTGGTGATATTTGCAGAGAAAGACTGCTTAATCGTAGATACAATATTGTCACCGGAAGCAAGCACATTTTGTCGACAGCAAGTTATGCCGTTAACGACGATTGCAAATTAGGTGTACATTCCAGAGATTTCAGACTAATCGTAGAACGAGAT CTTCAAGAGTACGAAGAGAATGTGATCGACATGATGCAGTATGCAGGTGAATCCGCGATAAAAATCGATGGAAACGAGGAAGAAAGGATCGTCCGAGAAAAGGTAGAAGCAAGTATAATGCGTCCAGTTCCACCCTGGTATTCGAGAGTACCAAGACCTTCACCTGCGATCGATCCCATGAGCAACGAATTTGACCCGGATGACGAGCCCGACTCCAGCGTGTTTGATGACATACGTGCCCCCGAGCCGACATATACTTTTATCTAA
- the LOC100648932 gene encoding ATP-binding cassette sub-family F member 1, producing the protein MSNDKNISDVAKKISDMEMEETGKKLTHKEKKKLKKQQEYEKTMEMLTKTGGQGHSELETNFTVSQTQSQQRGNQQLENAVDIKVENFSIAAKGKELFTNASLLIAQGRRYGLVGPNGHGKTTLLRHIAKRAFAIPPNIDVLYCEQEVIADDTPAVEVVLNADIKCKELMTECKKLEELVEQGDTSVQNRLQEVYEELKIIGADSAEPRARRILAGLGFSRAMQDRATKNFSGGWRMRVSLARALFLEPTLLLLDEPTNHLDLNAVIWLDNYLQAWKKTLLIVSHDQSFLDNVCTDIIHLDQQKLFYYKGNYSMFKKMYEQKKKEMIKAYEKQEKRLKDLKASGQSKKQAEKKQKEALTRKQEKNRTKMQKQEDDNAPAELLQKPRDYIVKFSFPDPPPLQPPILGLHNVTFHYEGQKSLFIDVDFGIDLSSRIAIVGPNGVGKSTFLKLLTADLQPVKGELIRNHRLRIGKFDQHSGEHLTAEETPSEYLMRLFDLPYEKARKQLGTFGLSSHAHTIKMKDLSGGQKARVALAELCLNAPDVVILDEPTNNLDIESIDALADAINDYKGGVIIVSHDERLIRDTECCLYVIENQQINEIDGDFDDYRKELLESLGEVINNPSIAANAAVLQ; encoded by the exons ATGTCAAACGATAAAAACATATCAGATGTCGCGAAAAAGATATCCGATATGGAGATGGAAGAAACAGGGAAGAAGTTAACgcataaagaaaagaaaaaattgaaaaagcaacAGGAATATGAAAAAACGATGGAAATGTTAACGAAGACCGGTGGTCAGGGTCATAGCGAACTTGAAACTAATTTCACTGTTTCTCAGACTCAAAGTCAACAGCGTGGTAATCAACAATTAGAAAATGCTGTTGATATTAAGGTTGAAAATTTTAGTATCGCTGCAAAAGGAAAAGAACTATTTACCAATGCTAGCTTGTTAATTGCTCAAGGCAGACGTTATGGTTTGGTAGGACCAAATGG tCATGGAAAAACTACCTTACTTCGTCATATAGCAAAGCGAGCTTTTGCTATTCCGCCTAACATCGATGTTTTATATTGTGAGCAAGAAGTTATTGCTGATGATACGCCAGCTGTGGAAGTAGTACTTAATGCAGATATAAAGTGTAAAGAATTAATGACAGAGTgtaaaaaattagaagaacTGGTAGAACAAGGAGATACCTCTGTCCAAAACAGATTACAGGAG gtttatgaagaattaaaaattattgggGCAGATTCTGCAGAACCACGAGCTAGAAGAATTCTTGCTGGTCTAGGATTTAGTCGTGCCATGCAAGATCGTGCGACAAAAAATTTTTCTGGTGGCTGGCGTATGCGTGTTTCTCTTGCTAGAGCTCTTTTCTTAGAACCAACGTTATTGTTGCTCGATGAACCAACTAATCATTTAGATTTAAATGCTGTTATTTGGTTGGACAATTATCTTCAAGCTTGGAAAAAGACATTACTTATTGTTTCCCATGACCAGAGTTTCTTAGATAATGTGTGTACAGATATAATTCATTTAGATCAACAAAAATTGTTCTATTATAAGGGAAATTATAGTATGTTCAAGAAAATGTATgagcaaaagaagaaagaaatgattAAAGCATATGAGAAACAAGAAAAACGACTTAAGGATCTGAAAGCTTCTGGTCAAAGTAAAAAACAAGCcgaaaagaaacagaaagaagcCTTAACTAGAAAGCAGGAGAAGAACAGGACGAAAATGCAAAAGCAAGAAGATGATAACGCACCTGCGGAATTGTTACAGAAACCTAGAGATTATATAGTGAAATTTAGTTTTCCTGATCCACCCCCATTGCAACCACCGATTCTTGGCCTTCATA ATGTAACCTTTCATTATGAAGGGCAAAAATCATTATTTATCGACGTTGATTTTGGTATCGATTTAAGTTCTAGAATAGCCATAGTTGGACCTAATGGCGTCGGTAAATCTACATTTTTGAAGTTACTAACAGCTGATTTACAACCTGTGAAAGGGGAATTAATAAGAAATCACAGATTA AGGATAGGAAAATTTGACCAGCACTCTGGCGAACATCTAACGGCCGAAGAAACGCCGTCGGAATATCTAATGCGTTTATTTGACCTTCCATATGAGaaagctaggaaacaattagGAACATTTGGACTTAGCTCTCACGCACAtacaattaaaatgaaagatttatCAGGAGGTCAAAAGGCGCGAGTAGCATTAGCTGAATTATGTTTAAATGCACCTGATGTTGTAATTTTAGATGAACCGACAAATAATTTGGACATAGAATCAATCGATGCGCTAGCTGATGCTATCAATGATTACAAAGGAGGAGTTATCATCGTCTCTCACGATGAGCGTTTAATTAGGGATACAGAATGTTGTTTATATGTAATAGAAAATCAACAGATTAATGAAATTGATGGAGATTTCGATGATTATAGGAAAGAACTGCTGGAAAGTTTGGGAGAAGTCATTAACAACCCAAGTATAGCCGCGAACGCAGCTGTTCtacaatga